From Novosphingobium decolorationis, one genomic window encodes:
- a CDS encoding MFS transporter, with protein sequence MTSKVADASGEATFLPDPARDTIENPRQVPLRLQYSWGSGALGIAILMNSIGGLILFYMVSVLQIDPALAGTLIFVSKLLGVVTDPVVGTWSDRLRTTGSRRRPFLLWGSFACAGSYIMIFTTPMFASEVLRASYVFGALLIYTCGYALFNVPYMSMPAEMTDSYHERSAIHGVRMMYVAIASLVVGTISPIALEALGRTSQFSYTVIGLCGGAIIFGATMIAYLGTRSARFTASQVERPKILSEIGHVFSNRHFIRLLGVKATQLIGVASSQAAAMFFLLNVLQRDLTILAPAAVVGTLVQLASAPLLVRLSRKIGKSQTYIVGGSFYLLAVLSWYFASPTEPLIFYVLRMAVVSFGACANVIMAMSMLTDIISFDALRTGVRREGVYTAFYSFTEKFTFAVGPLIVGIALSLAGFDKTLPPEAMRTPEIRQALLLGVCYIPGFLSIAAITLLAGYKLKQEDVS encoded by the coding sequence ATGACAAGCAAGGTCGCCGACGCCAGCGGGGAGGCCACGTTCCTGCCCGATCCGGCCCGCGATACCATCGAAAACCCGCGCCAGGTTCCGCTGCGCCTGCAGTACAGCTGGGGCTCGGGCGCGCTGGGCATCGCGATCCTGATGAACTCGATCGGTGGCCTGATCCTGTTCTACATGGTGAGCGTGCTGCAGATCGACCCGGCTCTGGCAGGGACCCTGATCTTCGTCAGCAAGCTGCTGGGCGTGGTCACCGATCCGGTCGTCGGCACCTGGAGCGACCGTCTGCGCACCACCGGCAGCCGTCGCCGCCCGTTCCTGCTGTGGGGCTCGTTCGCCTGCGCGGGCTCGTACATCATGATCTTCACGACACCGATGTTCGCGAGCGAAGTCCTGCGCGCCTCCTACGTGTTCGGCGCCCTCCTCATCTACACCTGCGGCTACGCGCTCTTCAACGTGCCCTACATGTCGATGCCAGCCGAGATGACCGACAGCTACCACGAGCGTTCGGCCATCCACGGCGTGCGCATGATGTATGTCGCGATCGCCTCGCTGGTGGTGGGCACGATCTCGCCCATCGCGCTCGAGGCGCTAGGGCGCACCAGCCAGTTCTCCTACACAGTGATTGGCCTATGCGGCGGGGCGATTATCTTCGGAGCGACCATGATCGCCTATCTGGGCACGCGCAGCGCGCGCTTCACCGCCAGCCAGGTGGAGCGCCCGAAGATCCTCAGCGAAATCGGCCACGTCTTCTCCAACCGCCACTTCATCCGCCTGCTCGGGGTCAAGGCCACGCAGCTGATCGGCGTTGCATCCTCGCAGGCCGCCGCGATGTTCTTCCTCTTGAACGTACTCCAGCGCGACCTCACGATCCTGGCGCCCGCTGCCGTCGTGGGCACGCTGGTCCAGCTCGCCTCCGCCCCGCTCCTCGTCCGGCTTTCGCGCAAGATCGGCAAGAGCCAGACCTACATCGTGGGCGGCAGCTTCTACCTCTTGGCCGTGCTAAGCTGGTACTTCGCCTCGCCGACCGAGCCGCTGATCTTCTACGTGCTGCGCATGGCCGTGGTTTCGTTCGGGGCCTGCGCCAACGTCATCATGGCGATGTCCATGCTGACCGACATCATCAGCTTCGACGCGCTGCGCACCGGCGTTCGCCGCGAGGGGGTCTACACCGCCTTCTACAGCTTCACCGAGAAATTCACGTTCGCCGTCGGACCGCTGATCGTGGGCATCGCGCTCTCGCTCGCCGGGTTCGACAAGACGCTGCCGCCCGAGGCCATGCGCACGCCGGAAATCCGGCAGGCGCTGCTGCTCGGCGTATGCTACATTCCCGGCTTCCTGAGCATCGCGGCGATCACGCTGCTTGCCGGATACAAACTCAAGCAGGAGGACGTCTCGTGA
- a CDS encoding TonB-dependent receptor, with protein MIHRHTYKTQALCSIALGALAIALPGTAQAQEAPAASENQPAGTIVVTARNRAESIQEVPMSITALSDETMEKKSVEGMSDIARFTPGLSFENYSSGFQVPVIRAQAQTSVTALETNVATFYDGIYMPRSWSVDMGVAALDRVEVVKGPQSARYGRNAFAGAVNFIAYKATTEGGFTAEGEVTAGIYDRYDASVKAKLPISDQFGLAATYNHSEFDGTWKNSNPWADAGVSPGTNGRIGGWNNDSWSVSAIARPTDGMVIEASYSEFDIERESNPNADYEEASGQLNCGAIRASGNPSLMCGEVPGTGSRANVDPRSYGAWTSTQIARIHAAYEFAPHWNASYLFGRVTGDVSIGNMTVSDPSNCVTSCVFQNAPVGEIDYDSHEWRVDYDGSSFDFAFGGFISKGDDDYNFNLVYAPPLSEGQPVVPFTENATLNLTLTNTTTTTLVRSVFGETQWTSPSGNLRLGAEGRYSWTDLSVLNNRNGMGYADTFRAFTPRFTAEFDASADTLLYASAARGTKAGGFNATAASDTQRTYGEESNWTYEVGAKNTLMGGRLTFNAALFYTDWSDIQINSADTYANDPNAVNIVLNLGSATVYGAEFDTAFYPDEHWSFDANFSYAHGEYSDETVDARFSRTVSPCDGIVCTPDGSVGGNQIERTPRAKGSFGAQWQTELPWDNGSFFLRGDVSWQDKMYTTPANEATIPSRTLFNARSGISFGNFDLSIWARNVFDKKYVSNAYVVLLPSGNSYQLFYGERRTMGLTLKAKY; from the coding sequence ATGATCCATCGCCATACCTACAAGACGCAGGCCCTGTGTTCGATCGCGCTGGGCGCGCTCGCCATCGCGCTGCCCGGTACCGCTCAGGCCCAGGAGGCTCCGGCCGCGAGCGAGAACCAGCCGGCCGGCACCATCGTGGTCACCGCGCGCAACCGTGCGGAGAGCATCCAGGAAGTGCCGATGTCGATCACCGCGCTCAGCGACGAGACGATGGAGAAGAAGTCGGTCGAAGGCATGAGCGACATTGCGCGCTTCACCCCCGGCCTCAGCTTCGAGAACTATTCCAGCGGTTTCCAGGTCCCCGTCATCCGCGCCCAGGCGCAGACCAGCGTGACCGCGCTCGAAACCAACGTCGCCACCTTCTACGACGGCATCTACATGCCGCGCAGCTGGTCGGTCGACATGGGCGTGGCCGCGCTTGATCGCGTCGAGGTGGTCAAGGGCCCGCAGAGCGCACGCTACGGCCGCAACGCCTTTGCCGGCGCCGTCAACTTCATCGCTTACAAGGCCACCACCGAGGGCGGCTTCACCGCCGAGGGCGAAGTGACCGCCGGGATCTATGATCGCTACGATGCCAGCGTGAAGGCCAAGCTGCCGATCAGCGACCAGTTCGGCCTTGCCGCCACCTACAACCACTCCGAGTTCGACGGCACCTGGAAGAACTCCAACCCCTGGGCCGATGCCGGAGTGAGCCCCGGTACGAACGGGCGCATTGGCGGGTGGAACAACGATTCCTGGTCGGTCTCGGCGATTGCCCGGCCGACGGACGGCATGGTCATCGAGGCGAGCTACTCCGAGTTCGACATCGAGCGCGAATCCAACCCCAACGCCGACTATGAGGAAGCCAGCGGCCAGCTCAACTGCGGCGCCATTCGTGCCAGCGGAAATCCCAGCCTGATGTGCGGCGAAGTGCCTGGCACCGGTTCGCGCGCCAATGTCGATCCGCGCAGCTACGGCGCCTGGACCAGCACGCAGATCGCCCGCATCCACGCCGCCTACGAGTTCGCCCCGCACTGGAACGCCAGCTACCTGTTCGGCCGAGTGACCGGCGATGTCAGCATCGGCAACATGACCGTGTCCGACCCGTCGAACTGCGTTACCAGCTGCGTCTTCCAGAACGCGCCGGTCGGCGAGATCGACTATGATTCGCACGAATGGCGCGTCGACTACGATGGCTCGAGCTTCGACTTCGCGTTCGGCGGGTTCATCTCCAAGGGCGATGACGACTACAACTTCAACCTCGTCTACGCCCCGCCGCTGAGCGAGGGCCAGCCGGTCGTGCCCTTCACCGAGAATGCGACGCTCAACCTCACGCTCACCAACACGACAACGACGACGCTGGTGCGCTCGGTCTTCGGCGAAACGCAGTGGACTTCGCCCTCGGGCAACCTGCGCCTGGGGGCGGAGGGGCGCTATTCCTGGACCGACCTCTCGGTCCTCAACAACCGCAATGGCATGGGCTATGCGGACACCTTCCGCGCCTTCACCCCGCGCTTCACCGCCGAATTCGACGCCTCGGCCGACACCCTGCTCTACGCCTCGGCCGCGCGCGGCACCAAGGCGGGCGGCTTCAACGCCACGGCCGCCTCGGACACGCAGCGCACCTATGGCGAGGAATCGAACTGGACCTACGAAGTGGGTGCCAAGAACACTCTCATGGGCGGACGCCTGACCTTCAACGCGGCCCTGTTCTACACCGACTGGAGCGACATCCAGATCAATTCGGCAGACACTTACGCCAACGATCCCAACGCGGTGAACATCGTCCTGAACCTGGGCAGCGCGACCGTCTATGGCGCGGAGTTCGACACCGCGTTCTATCCCGATGAGCACTGGTCCTTCGACGCCAACTTCTCCTATGCACATGGCGAGTACAGCGACGAGACGGTCGATGCGCGTTTCAGCCGCACGGTTTCGCCCTGCGACGGCATCGTCTGTACCCCCGATGGCAGCGTCGGTGGCAACCAGATCGAGCGTACGCCGCGCGCCAAGGGCTCGTTCGGCGCGCAGTGGCAGACCGAGTTGCCTTGGGACAACGGGTCGTTCTTCCTGCGCGGCGATGTCAGCTGGCAGGACAAGATGTACACCACGCCCGCCAACGAGGCGACGATTCCCTCGCGCACGCTGTTCAACGCGCGCTCGGGCATCTCCTTCGGCAACTTCGACCTCAGCATCTGGGCGCGTAACGTCTTCGACAAGAAGTACGTCTCGAATGCCTACGTCGTGCTGCTTCCCTCGGGCAACAGCTACCAGCTGTTCTACGGCGAGCGCCGCACCATGGGCCTCACGCTCAAGGCAAAGTACTGA
- a CDS encoding class I SAM-dependent methyltransferase: MTDTLAAPHTDNPLAFTAQQRGRASLDFMIHLARGGQPLRSQVSAEQAEMLPDPAVLPDDLDLRDRQLSQSCLASPAYRTSQLLGEYHARMHGLVAREAFEDVRETIDPVIERYQSQGPTTLEPAPEGAGPPAYFEGVNFHRTAGGWEDHAMQGYIHGEIVHRKLVEALYPGGIYTQRRAVAAMAPREDYTRILDMGASTGHFTQALQETYPAAEITGVDLSLRVLEHAQRIGNAHGWAWKLYQRPAEDTGFADASFDLVASYILLHEIPADVIRAVFAEAFRVLEPGGDMIMSDVTRYADMDKLSVWRADSGARLGGEPFWRESASLDLAEVARAAGFVDVTAHGIYPHVVQGRKPA, encoded by the coding sequence GTGACCGACACCCTTGCCGCACCTCACACCGACAACCCGCTGGCCTTCACCGCGCAGCAGCGTGGGCGCGCCTCGCTCGACTTCATGATCCACCTTGCGCGCGGCGGCCAGCCGCTGCGCAGCCAGGTGAGCGCGGAGCAGGCCGAGATGCTGCCCGACCCGGCGGTTCTTCCTGATGATCTCGACCTGCGCGACCGGCAGCTCAGCCAGTCCTGCCTGGCAAGCCCCGCCTATCGCACCAGCCAGCTGCTTGGCGAATACCACGCGCGCATGCACGGCCTCGTCGCGCGCGAGGCCTTCGAGGACGTGCGCGAAACCATCGATCCCGTGATCGAGCGCTACCAGTCGCAAGGACCAACCACGCTCGAGCCCGCGCCCGAAGGCGCAGGGCCCCCGGCCTATTTCGAGGGCGTCAACTTCCACCGCACGGCGGGCGGCTGGGAAGACCACGCGATGCAAGGCTACATCCACGGCGAGATCGTCCACCGCAAGCTGGTGGAAGCGCTCTATCCCGGCGGCATCTACACGCAGCGCCGCGCGGTCGCCGCGATGGCCCCGCGTGAGGACTACACACGCATCCTCGACATGGGCGCCTCGACCGGCCACTTCACGCAGGCCCTGCAGGAGACCTACCCCGCGGCCGAGATCACCGGCGTCGACCTTTCGCTGCGGGTTCTCGAACACGCCCAGCGCATCGGCAACGCGCACGGCTGGGCCTGGAAGCTCTACCAGCGCCCCGCCGAGGACACCGGCTTTGCCGATGCCTCCTTCGACCTCGTCGCCTCCTACATCCTGCTCCACGAGATCCCCGCCGACGTGATCCGCGCCGTCTTCGCCGAGGCATTCCGGGTGCTGGAGCCGGGTGGTGACATGATCATGTCCGACGTCACCCGCTACGCCGACATGGACAAGCTTTCGGTCTGGCGCGCAGACAGCGGCGCGCGGCTGGGCGGCGAGCCGTTCTGGCGCGAATCGGCCAGCCTCGATCTTGCCGAGGTGGCGCGCGCGGCGGGCTTCGTCGACGTGACGGCGCACGGCATCTATCCCCACGTCGTCCAGGGCCGCAAGCCAGCTTGA
- a CDS encoding IclR family transcriptional regulator: protein MEGVPIRSVCRSISVLQVINSHGPLPLMDIARIGNLPYPTVFRIVQTLVHEGLVEQEPTSKTYRPTALVESLAHGYRSDGPLSEASREPIATLTRDIGWPVFVSVRVGQRMVVRESTHAQTSMTFEPCNPGVTIPLLSSTTGRAYLSALPTARVHAILDSAERNRWGLDPNFEREAFLARLEQIRARGVSAAPYTSREANRTASIAVPIVADGEVEATLTLTYFFNAMNEQTAIERYANRLHAVASRISDRLECRAVAA from the coding sequence ATGGAAGGGGTTCCTATCCGCTCCGTCTGCCGGTCCATCTCGGTCCTGCAAGTCATCAATTCGCATGGCCCACTGCCGCTGATGGACATCGCGCGCATCGGCAACCTGCCCTATCCCACGGTCTTTCGCATCGTGCAGACGCTCGTGCACGAGGGACTGGTCGAGCAGGAACCGACGTCCAAGACCTACCGCCCGACCGCGCTCGTCGAATCGCTGGCCCACGGCTACCGCTCGGACGGCCCCTTGAGCGAAGCGAGCCGCGAGCCCATCGCCACGCTCACCCGCGACATCGGCTGGCCGGTCTTCGTCTCGGTACGCGTTGGCCAGCGCATGGTCGTGCGCGAATCGACGCACGCCCAGACCTCGATGACCTTCGAACCGTGCAATCCGGGCGTCACCATCCCGCTGCTCAGCAGCACCACCGGCCGCGCCTACCTCTCGGCCCTGCCGACCGCGCGCGTCCACGCGATCCTCGACAGTGCGGAGCGCAACCGCTGGGGCCTTGATCCCAACTTCGAGCGCGAGGCCTTCCTCGCCCGCCTCGAACAGATCCGCGCCCGCGGCGTAAGCGCGGCTCCCTACACCTCGCGCGAGGCCAACCGGACCGCCTCCATCGCGGTGCCGATCGTGGCCGACGGCGAAGTGGAAGCGACACTCACGTTGACCTACTTCTTCAACGCGATGAACGAGCAGACCGCAATCGAGCGTTACGCCAACCGCCTCCACGCGGTGGCCTCACGCATCTCCGACCGGCTCGAATGCCGCGCGGTGGCCGCCTAG
- a CDS encoding MFS transporter, whose translation MSDAPLAARDDTTAQSLRRRALIAIILVNFVSLAGFGLMFPVFAIYSRQIGASGIEIAGAVAAFSLGQFLSSPLWGRWSDRWGRRPVMIGGLAVGAFVYVLHIFALSPLTLLAARFVSGLATGSFSITFAVASDLSTRDNRTHVMGIVSAGFSLGFIFGPAIGGVTASFTGEDSAFALVCVVGALLGLVAALLTWWLMPETRPEAAPITSEPSAADKGPLLRRPGFAAAIGFALMVSIAFAQMEAILALFADDVLSLDPLGIGLLFGAMGLVTTVTQFTVTGPVAKHLGEAAMLALSLAIIAAGLVVLGFAHGLVLAGIGLFLTSSGFALVNPAISGLVSMASPAHAQGTGLGVMQSANALGRVLGPLAAGPLYDLQGEAAPLFWGGALLAATLLAMPLVTLPPREAPA comes from the coding sequence ATGTCCGATGCCCCGCTTGCTGCCCGCGATGACACCACGGCCCAGTCGCTTCGGCGCCGCGCGCTGATCGCGATCATCCTTGTCAACTTCGTCTCCCTGGCAGGCTTCGGGCTGATGTTCCCGGTCTTCGCCATCTACAGCCGCCAGATCGGGGCGAGCGGGATCGAGATTGCAGGCGCGGTCGCCGCCTTCTCGCTCGGCCAGTTCCTCTCCAGTCCGCTGTGGGGGCGCTGGTCGGACCGCTGGGGGCGCCGCCCGGTGATGATCGGTGGTCTGGCCGTGGGCGCGTTCGTCTATGTCCTTCACATCTTCGCGCTTTCGCCCCTGACCCTGCTGGCTGCCCGCTTCGTGAGCGGGCTTGCCACGGGCAGCTTCTCGATCACCTTCGCGGTGGCCTCGGACCTCTCCACGCGCGACAACCGCACACATGTCATGGGCATCGTCAGCGCCGGCTTCTCGCTCGGCTTCATCTTCGGCCCGGCCATCGGCGGCGTGACCGCCAGCTTTACAGGCGAAGACAGCGCCTTTGCGCTGGTCTGCGTGGTGGGCGCGCTGCTGGGCCTGGTCGCCGCGCTTCTGACCTGGTGGCTGATGCCCGAGACGCGGCCCGAGGCCGCGCCCATCACCAGTGAGCCCAGCGCGGCCGACAAGGGCCCGCTGCTGCGCCGCCCCGGCTTTGCCGCGGCCATTGGCTTTGCGCTCATGGTCTCGATCGCCTTTGCCCAGATGGAGGCGATCCTCGCGCTCTTTGCGGACGACGTGCTGAGCCTTGATCCGCTTGGCATTGGCCTGCTGTTCGGCGCCATGGGCCTTGTCACCACGGTCACCCAGTTCACTGTCACAGGCCCTGTTGCCAAGCATCTGGGCGAGGCCGCCATGCTCGCCCTCTCACTCGCGATCATCGCCGCCGGGCTGGTTGTCCTCGGCTTTGCCCATGGCCTCGTGCTGGCCGGTATCGGCCTGTTCCTGACCTCCAGCGGCTTCGCCCTCGTCAACCCGGCGATCTCGGGGCTGGTCTCGATGGCCTCACCCGCACATGCGCAAGGGACCGGGCTCGGGGTCATGCAGTCCGCCAACGCCCTGGGCCGCGTTCTGGGGCCACTGGCGGCAGGTCCGCTCTACGACCTCCAGGGCGAAGCGGCGCCGCTGTTCTGGGGCGGTGCGCTGCTTGCCGCGACGCTGCTTGCCATGCCGCTCGTCACACTGCCGCCGCGCGAAGCCCCCGCCTGA
- a CDS encoding class I SAM-dependent methyltransferase — MTNPLEPPVRQRGRASLDFLLHFGRGTQGLRGEVEKDIARVVPDPEKLPQDIDQRSKQIEQRLMASPLWRTQALIGEWNARNHGLIAREAFEEVRADLDPVIARYQSQGATTLEPAPEGTEPPAYFEGVNFHRTAGGWEDHEMQGYIHGEIVHRKLVNAFFPGGIFKQRRAVAAMAPREDYKRILDMGASTGHFTQALQETYPEAEITGVDLSLRVLEHAQRIGNAHGWAWKLYQRPAEDTGFADASFDLVASYILLHEIPADVIRRVFAEAFRVLEPGGDMIMSDVTRYADMDKLSVWRADSNARLGGEPYWRESASLDLAEVARAAGFVDVSAQGIYPHVVKGHKPK, encoded by the coding sequence ATGACCAACCCACTTGAACCGCCCGTCCGCCAGCGCGGGCGCGCCTCGCTCGATTTCCTGCTTCACTTCGGACGCGGCACGCAAGGCTTGCGCGGCGAGGTCGAGAAGGACATCGCCCGCGTCGTGCCCGACCCTGAGAAGCTGCCGCAGGACATCGACCAGCGCAGCAAGCAGATCGAGCAACGCCTGATGGCCAGCCCGCTCTGGCGCACCCAGGCCCTGATTGGGGAATGGAATGCGCGCAACCACGGCCTCATTGCGCGCGAAGCCTTCGAGGAAGTGCGCGCAGACCTCGATCCCGTGATCGCGCGCTACCAGTCGCAAGGCGCCACCACGCTGGAGCCGGCCCCCGAAGGAACCGAGCCCCCCGCCTACTTCGAGGGAGTCAACTTCCACCGCACCGCGGGCGGCTGGGAAGACCACGAGATGCAAGGCTACATCCACGGCGAGATCGTCCACCGCAAGCTCGTCAACGCCTTCTTCCCGGGCGGCATCTTCAAGCAGCGCCGCGCGGTCGCCGCGATGGCGCCGCGCGAGGACTATAAGCGCATCCTCGACATGGGGGCCTCCACCGGCCATTTCACGCAGGCCCTGCAGGAGACCTACCCCGAGGCCGAAATCACCGGCGTTGACCTTTCGCTGCGCGTTCTCGAGCACGCCCAGCGCATCGGCAACGCGCACGGCTGGGCCTGGAAACTCTACCAGCGTCCCGCCGAGGACACCGGCTTTGCCGACGCCTCATTCGACCTCGTCGCCTCGTACATCCTGCTCCACGAAATCCCCGCCGACGTGATCCGCCGCGTCTTTGCGGAGGCCTTCCGCGTGCTGGAGCCAGGCGGCGACATGATCATGTCCGACGTCACCCGTTACGCCGACATGGACAAGCTCTCGGTCTGGCGCGCGGACAGCAACGCGCGCCTCGGGGGCGAGCCCTACTGGCGCGAATCCGCGAGCCTCGATCTTGCCGAAGTGGCCCGCGCGGCGGGCTTCGTCGATGTCAGTGCGCAAGGCATCTATCCCCACGTCGTGAAGGGACACAAACCGAAATGA
- a CDS encoding IclR family transcriptional regulator domain-containing protein, translating to MDNGVPIRAVSRTLSVLRTINHEREVSLTDLVRIENLPYPTMFRIVQTLVHEGLIERDASGKRYRATALVHTLSSGYDDSALRSRAQPHMSALTREVGWPLLLSVRVGSRMVIRASTHHETTLTFHNWEAGSAMPMEGSATGLAWLAYLPEDHARDLVNWGSDYHTGGEAADADRQETMFEALARIRHEGYAWRPSLFGDENKTSSISVPVLDGERILAVLTLTYFSAAMKSDVARERYVQPLRETAAHIAHDVTPNCP from the coding sequence GTGGACAACGGGGTTCCCATCCGGGCGGTCAGCCGCACGCTCTCGGTGCTGCGCACGATCAACCATGAGCGCGAAGTCTCGCTCACCGACCTCGTCCGCATCGAGAACCTGCCCTACCCCACGATGTTCCGCATCGTGCAGACGCTGGTCCACGAAGGACTGATCGAGCGTGACGCCAGCGGCAAGCGCTACCGGGCGACCGCGCTCGTCCACACGCTGTCGAGCGGGTACGACGACAGCGCCCTGCGCTCGCGCGCGCAGCCACACATGAGCGCGCTGACCCGCGAGGTGGGCTGGCCGCTGCTGCTGTCGGTGCGGGTCGGCTCGCGCATGGTCATTCGCGCCTCGACCCACCACGAGACCACGCTCACCTTCCACAACTGGGAAGCGGGTTCGGCCATGCCGATGGAGGGAAGCGCGACGGGCCTTGCCTGGCTGGCCTATCTGCCCGAGGACCATGCCCGCGACCTGGTGAACTGGGGCAGCGACTACCACACCGGCGGCGAAGCGGCGGATGCGGACCGCCAGGAGACCATGTTCGAGGCACTCGCCCGCATTCGGCACGAGGGCTACGCCTGGCGCCCCTCGCTGTTCGGCGATGAGAACAAGACCTCCTCGATCTCGGTGCCGGTGCTCGATGGCGAGCGCATCCTCGCGGTTCTCACGCTGACCTACTTCTCCGCCGCGATGAAGTCCGATGTCGCGCGGGAACGCTATGTGCAGCCACTCAGGGAAACCGCCGCCCACATCGCGCACGACGTCACGCCGAATTGCCCCTGA
- a CDS encoding alpha/beta hydrolase family protein, translated as MRESAAEQSVPGVRRQTVTLATEDARKLAVTVYAPEAACEACALVIFSHGNFATPERYDRVLRAWAAQGFVVAAPLHTDSEEYPAPDKYPDSRATRLTDWRAVDTAFTSRLPQELDLGATTLSGKVIAAGHSYGALIALVAGGATLADPAWTLGTARAPEAVIALSPPGEMKGLATREGLGALARPALVVTGTSDVLPGFIDDWHQHLDAYEAAPEGLGYALVFAGMNHYFNGAFGRPSEDGARESADALARMTRETGDFMRGALGGTLPGARAWAQRSDAVAEARAH; from the coding sequence ATGCGGGAGAGTGCTGCCGAACAGAGCGTGCCGGGCGTGCGCAGGCAAACCGTGACGCTAGCAACCGAAGACGCACGCAAGCTTGCGGTCACCGTCTACGCGCCCGAGGCCGCCTGCGAGGCCTGCGCGCTGGTAATCTTCTCACATGGCAACTTCGCCACGCCCGAACGCTATGACCGCGTGCTGCGCGCGTGGGCCGCGCAGGGATTCGTGGTTGCCGCCCCGCTCCACACCGATTCCGAGGAATATCCCGCGCCGGACAAGTACCCCGACAGCCGCGCCACCCGCCTCACCGACTGGCGGGCCGTGGATACCGCCTTCACCTCAAGGCTTCCCCAGGAGCTGGACCTTGGCGCGACGACCCTGTCGGGCAAGGTAATCGCGGCCGGACATAGCTACGGCGCGCTCATCGCGCTGGTCGCGGGCGGGGCAACGCTCGCCGATCCGGCCTGGACGCTGGGCACGGCCCGCGCCCCTGAGGCGGTCATCGCACTGTCTCCGCCGGGCGAGATGAAGGGGCTGGCGACGCGCGAAGGGCTCGGCGCACTGGCGCGTCCCGCGCTCGTCGTCACCGGGACCAGCGATGTTCTGCCCGGCTTCATCGACGACTGGCACCAGCACCTCGACGCTTACGAAGCTGCACCCGAAGGGCTGGGTTACGCGCTCGTCTTTGCGGGCATGAACCACTATTTCAACGGGGCCTTCGGCCGCCCGAGCGAGGACGGCGCGCGCGAGTCCGCCGACGCGCTTGCCCGGATGACCCGCGAAACCGGGGACTTCATGCGCGGGGCCCTTGGCGGCACGCTCCCCGGTGCCAGAGCCTGGGCCCAGCGCAGCGACGCCGTGGCCGAGGCCCGCGCCCACTAA
- a CDS encoding serine hydrolase domain-containing protein, whose product MKRSFASLALPTLLPALLAGCAASPVSRTPAHADTALSEAEAEALYQERFARYMRREPGAGLAGYDTLAPVEGTADWTPFPNGGGVAPDALAAARAYAAQANSSAFLVWQGGHIVSEDYFGDMTATSPVVSKSLAKPLATIAVGRAMAAGHIASLDQPMSDFLTEWQDTPKAAITIRQVLGMRSGLLPQGSSTDPDSVLNRSYLHPFHDRVLIEDYPLVDTPGSRYEYSNANGDLVALLIERATGTPYEEWVGREVLAKIGARGGQIWMDHPGGTPHSGCCVLLPAESYLRLAVLLAQDGTWEGARLLPEGFVTAMRTPSAQNPHAGLGVYVGAPYVEWRGPANPELTYGRSYHSEPYAADDLFLFDGNSNQVVYVVPSRQLVVLRTGDSPPKEPVWDNTVLPNLILRGLSAN is encoded by the coding sequence ATGAAGCGATCCTTCGCATCCCTTGCCCTGCCCACGCTGTTGCCCGCGCTGCTGGCCGGATGCGCCGCTTCGCCGGTATCCCGGACGCCCGCGCATGCCGATACCGCATTGAGCGAGGCCGAGGCCGAGGCGCTCTACCAGGAGCGATTTGCGCGCTACATGCGGCGCGAGCCCGGCGCAGGACTTGCCGGCTACGACACCCTCGCCCCGGTTGAGGGGACGGCGGACTGGACGCCGTTCCCGAACGGGGGCGGCGTGGCACCCGATGCCCTGGCGGCCGCGCGCGCCTATGCCGCGCAGGCCAACAGCTCCGCGTTTCTCGTCTGGCAGGGTGGGCATATCGTGAGCGAGGACTACTTCGGCGATATGACCGCCACCAGTCCGGTCGTTTCCAAGTCGCTGGCCAAGCCCCTGGCCACGATTGCAGTGGGCCGGGCCATGGCGGCAGGGCATATCGCCTCGCTCGACCAGCCGATGTCCGATTTCCTGACCGAATGGCAGGATACGCCCAAGGCCGCGATCACCATCCGGCAGGTCCTGGGGATGCGCTCGGGGCTCTTGCCGCAGGGCAGTTCCACCGATCCTGACAGCGTGCTCAACCGTTCGTACCTGCACCCCTTCCACGACCGGGTGCTGATCGAGGACTACCCGCTCGTGGATACGCCGGGCAGCCGCTATGAATACTCCAACGCCAATGGCGATCTTGTCGCGCTCTTGATCGAGCGCGCGACGGGTACCCCTTACGAGGAGTGGGTCGGCCGGGAGGTGCTGGCGAAGATCGGTGCGCGCGGGGGGCAGATCTGGATGGACCATCCGGGCGGCACGCCGCATTCGGGGTGCTGCGTCCTGCTTCCCGCCGAAAGCTACCTGCGCCTTGCCGTGCTGCTGGCGCAGGACGGAACCTGGGAGGGCGCGCGCCTGCTGCCCGAGGGCTTCGTCACGGCCATGCGCACGCCTTCGGCGCAGAATCCGCACGCCGGGCTCGGTGTCTACGTGGGCGCGCCCTATGTCGAGTGGCGCGGGCCGGCCAACCCGGAGCTGACCTATGGGCGCAGCTACCATTCCGAGCCTTACGCAGCTGATGACCTGTTCCTGTTCGACGGCAATTCCAACCAGGTGGTCTATGTGGTGCCCTCGCGCCAGCTGGTGGTCCTGCGCACCGGCGATAGCCCGCCCAAGGAGCCGGTCTGGGATAACACGGTGCTGCCCAACCTCATCCTGCGTGGGCTCTCCGCAAACTGA